A section of the Telopea speciosissima isolate NSW1024214 ecotype Mountain lineage chromosome 3, Tspe_v1, whole genome shotgun sequence genome encodes:
- the LOC122654529 gene encoding histone-lysine N-methyltransferase ASHR1 isoform X3, with protein sequence MEDLQSALSGRGLTVSTHPEKGRCLVSIRDFSPGDVIISQEPYASVPNNSSVDVKCDGCFTSSNLKKCSACQAVWYCGSMCQVIPKTATDNYNLVEALVSHMPDIDENQLVLYAQMANLVNLILQWPDINIKEIAENFSKLACNAHTICDSELRPLGTGLYPVVSIINHSCLPNSVLVFEGNEAVVRAMEPIPKGTEVLISYIETAGSTATRLKALKEQYLFTCTCSRCMKVGLDDDIQESAILEGYRCKDDKCNGFLLRDADDNSFRCQQCGLLRKKEEIDQITSEVKLLSDKASTSLSSGNYPEACAMYKMIEKLQLKLRHSLSVNLMRTRETLLKILMELKYWREALTYCKLTIPVYQRIYPIVHPLLGLQHYTSGKLEWLLGDTEDAIKSFAKAVDILHITHGRNTPFMKDLLIKLEEARAEAAYKLSPYEG encoded by the exons GCGATGTGATCATAAGCCAAGAGCCTTATGCCTCTGTACCAAATAACTCTTCAGTCGACGTAAAATGTGATGGTTGTTTTACATCAAGCAACCTTAAGAAATGCTCAGCTTGTCAGGCTGTTTGGTACTGTGGCAGCATGTGCCAG GTCATTCCAAAGACTGCTACAGATAACTACAACTTGGTGGAGGCACTGGTGTCTC ACATGCCCGATATTGATGAGAACCAGCTAGTGCTATATGCACAGATGGCTAACCTTGTCAACTTGATACTTCAGTGGCCTGATATCAACATAAAAGAGATTGCAGAAAATTTTTCCAAG CTTGCATGCAATGCCCATACAATCTGTGACAGTGAACTAAGACCACTGGGGACAGGATTGTATCCTGTAGTTTCTATCATTAACCACAG CTGCTTGCCCAATTCAGTGTTGGTATTTGAAGGGAATGAAGCAGTTGTTCGGGCCATGGAGCCTATACCCAAAGGTACAGAG GTTTTGATAAGTTACATAGAAACTGCTGGAAGTACTGCAACTCGGCTTAAGGCTCTCAAAGAGCAATATCTTTTCACATGCACATGTTCCCGTTGCATGAAAGTG GGCCTGGACGATGACATTCAAGAAAGTGCAATTCTGGAAGGATATAGATGCAAAGACGATAAGTGCAATGGTTTCTTGCTTCGTGATGCAG ATGACAATTCATTCAGATGTCAACAATGTGGACTACttagaaaaaaggaagagataGATCAGATCACAAGTGAAGTAAAATTACTTTCAGACAAGGCTTCAACATCTCTGTCCTCTGGTA ATTATCCGGAAGCCTGTGCTATGTATAAGATGATTGAGAAACTCCAACTGAAATTGCGCCATTCCCTTTCAGTCAATTTGATGCGGACTCGAGAAACCCTCCTCAAG ATTTTGATGGAGCTGAAATATTGGAGAGAAGCATTAACATATTGTAAATTGACCATTCCCGTATATCAAA GAATATATCCAATTGTTCATCCTTTGCTTGGATTGCAACATTATACTAGTGGGAAACTGGAATG GTTACTTGGGGACACAGAAGATGCTATCAAATCATTTGCGAAGGCAGTTGATATATTGCACATTACTCATGGCAGAAATACACCTTTCATGAAGGATCTCCTGATCAAACTGGAGGAAGCACGTGCAGAAGCCGCTTACAAACTTTCTCCCTACGAGGGGTAG
- the LOC122654529 gene encoding histone-lysine N-methyltransferase ASHR1 isoform X2, with translation MEDLQSALSGRGLTVSTHPEKGRCLVSIRDFSPGDVIISQEPYASVPNNSSVDVKCDGCFTSSNLKKCSACQAVWYCGSMCQKLEWKLHRLECQALAGLSKNRRKSVTPSIRLMMRLYLKRKLQSEQVIPKTATDNYNLVEALVSHMPDIDENQLVLYAQMANLVNLILQWPDINIKEIAENFSKLACNAHTICDSELRPLGTGLYPVVSIINHSCLPNSVLVFEGNEAVVRAMEPIPKGTEVLISYIETAGSTATRLKALKEQYLFTCTCSRCMKVGLDDDIQESAILEGYRCKDDKCNGFLLRDADDNSFRCQQCGLLRKKEEIDQITSEVKLLSDKASTSLSSGNYPEACAMYKMIEKLQLKLRHSLSVNLMRTRETLLKILMELKYWREALTYCKLTIPVYQRIYPIVHPLLGLQHYTSGKLEWLLGDTEDAIKSFAKAVDILHITHGRNTPFMKDLLIKLEEARAEAAYKLSPYEG, from the exons GCGATGTGATCATAAGCCAAGAGCCTTATGCCTCTGTACCAAATAACTCTTCAGTCGACGTAAAATGTGATGGTTGTTTTACATCAAGCAACCTTAAGAAATGCTCAGCTTGTCAGGCTGTTTGGTACTGTGGCAGCATGTGCCAG AAGTTGGAGTGGAAGTTGCACCGTCTTGAATGCCAAGCTCTTGCAGGACTCAGTAAAAATAGACGGAAGTCTGTTACACCTTCAATACGTTTGATGATGAGACTCTATCTTAAGAGAAAATTGCAAAGTGAGCAG GTCATTCCAAAGACTGCTACAGATAACTACAACTTGGTGGAGGCACTGGTGTCTC ACATGCCCGATATTGATGAGAACCAGCTAGTGCTATATGCACAGATGGCTAACCTTGTCAACTTGATACTTCAGTGGCCTGATATCAACATAAAAGAGATTGCAGAAAATTTTTCCAAG CTTGCATGCAATGCCCATACAATCTGTGACAGTGAACTAAGACCACTGGGGACAGGATTGTATCCTGTAGTTTCTATCATTAACCACAG CTGCTTGCCCAATTCAGTGTTGGTATTTGAAGGGAATGAAGCAGTTGTTCGGGCCATGGAGCCTATACCCAAAGGTACAGAG GTTTTGATAAGTTACATAGAAACTGCTGGAAGTACTGCAACTCGGCTTAAGGCTCTCAAAGAGCAATATCTTTTCACATGCACATGTTCCCGTTGCATGAAAGTG GGCCTGGACGATGACATTCAAGAAAGTGCAATTCTGGAAGGATATAGATGCAAAGACGATAAGTGCAATGGTTTCTTGCTTCGTGATGCAG ATGACAATTCATTCAGATGTCAACAATGTGGACTACttagaaaaaaggaagagataGATCAGATCACAAGTGAAGTAAAATTACTTTCAGACAAGGCTTCAACATCTCTGTCCTCTGGTA ATTATCCGGAAGCCTGTGCTATGTATAAGATGATTGAGAAACTCCAACTGAAATTGCGCCATTCCCTTTCAGTCAATTTGATGCGGACTCGAGAAACCCTCCTCAAG ATTTTGATGGAGCTGAAATATTGGAGAGAAGCATTAACATATTGTAAATTGACCATTCCCGTATATCAAA GAATATATCCAATTGTTCATCCTTTGCTTGGATTGCAACATTATACTAGTGGGAAACTGGAATG GTTACTTGGGGACACAGAAGATGCTATCAAATCATTTGCGAAGGCAGTTGATATATTGCACATTACTCATGGCAGAAATACACCTTTCATGAAGGATCTCCTGATCAAACTGGAGGAAGCACGTGCAGAAGCCGCTTACAAACTTTCTCCCTACGAGGGGTAG
- the LOC122654529 gene encoding histone-lysine N-methyltransferase ASHR1 isoform X4: MEDLQSALSGRGLTVSTHPEKGRCLVSIRDFSPGDVIISQEPYASVPNNSSVDVKCDGCFTSSNLKKCSACQAVWYCGSMCQKLEWKLHRLECQALAGLSKNRRKSVTPSIRLMMRLYLKRKLQSEQLACNAHTICDSELRPLGTGLYPVVSIINHSCLPNSVLVFEGNEAVVRAMEPIPKGTEVLISYIETAGSTATRLKALKEQYLFTCTCSRCMKVGLDDDIQESAILEGYRCKDDKCNGFLLRDADDNSFRCQQCGLLRKKEEIDQITSEVKLLSDKASTSLSSGNYPEACAMYKMIEKLQLKLRHSLSVNLMRTRETLLKILMELKYWREALTYCKLTIPVYQRIYPIVHPLLGLQHYTSGKLEWLLGDTEDAIKSFAKAVDILHITHGRNTPFMKDLLIKLEEARAEAAYKLSPYEG, from the exons GCGATGTGATCATAAGCCAAGAGCCTTATGCCTCTGTACCAAATAACTCTTCAGTCGACGTAAAATGTGATGGTTGTTTTACATCAAGCAACCTTAAGAAATGCTCAGCTTGTCAGGCTGTTTGGTACTGTGGCAGCATGTGCCAG AAGTTGGAGTGGAAGTTGCACCGTCTTGAATGCCAAGCTCTTGCAGGACTCAGTAAAAATAGACGGAAGTCTGTTACACCTTCAATACGTTTGATGATGAGACTCTATCTTAAGAGAAAATTGCAAAGTGAGCAG CTTGCATGCAATGCCCATACAATCTGTGACAGTGAACTAAGACCACTGGGGACAGGATTGTATCCTGTAGTTTCTATCATTAACCACAG CTGCTTGCCCAATTCAGTGTTGGTATTTGAAGGGAATGAAGCAGTTGTTCGGGCCATGGAGCCTATACCCAAAGGTACAGAG GTTTTGATAAGTTACATAGAAACTGCTGGAAGTACTGCAACTCGGCTTAAGGCTCTCAAAGAGCAATATCTTTTCACATGCACATGTTCCCGTTGCATGAAAGTG GGCCTGGACGATGACATTCAAGAAAGTGCAATTCTGGAAGGATATAGATGCAAAGACGATAAGTGCAATGGTTTCTTGCTTCGTGATGCAG ATGACAATTCATTCAGATGTCAACAATGTGGACTACttagaaaaaaggaagagataGATCAGATCACAAGTGAAGTAAAATTACTTTCAGACAAGGCTTCAACATCTCTGTCCTCTGGTA ATTATCCGGAAGCCTGTGCTATGTATAAGATGATTGAGAAACTCCAACTGAAATTGCGCCATTCCCTTTCAGTCAATTTGATGCGGACTCGAGAAACCCTCCTCAAG ATTTTGATGGAGCTGAAATATTGGAGAGAAGCATTAACATATTGTAAATTGACCATTCCCGTATATCAAA GAATATATCCAATTGTTCATCCTTTGCTTGGATTGCAACATTATACTAGTGGGAAACTGGAATG GTTACTTGGGGACACAGAAGATGCTATCAAATCATTTGCGAAGGCAGTTGATATATTGCACATTACTCATGGCAGAAATACACCTTTCATGAAGGATCTCCTGATCAAACTGGAGGAAGCACGTGCAGAAGCCGCTTACAAACTTTCTCCCTACGAGGGGTAG
- the LOC122654529 gene encoding histone-lysine N-methyltransferase ASHR1 isoform X1 — MEDLQSALSGRGLTVSTHPEKGRCLVSIRDFSPGDVIISQEPYASVPNNSSVDVKCDGCFTSSNLKKCSACQAVWYCGSMCQKLEWKLHRLECQALAGLSKNRRKSVTPSIRLMMRLYLKRKLQSEQVIPKTATDNYNLVEALVSRILIHYLLVNNVLAPYTFWPFFVFFFNSLSWLFDLTIDFLQDMPDIDENQLVLYAQMANLVNLILQWPDINIKEIAENFSKLACNAHTICDSELRPLGTGLYPVVSIINHSCLPNSVLVFEGNEAVVRAMEPIPKGTEVLISYIETAGSTATRLKALKEQYLFTCTCSRCMKVGLDDDIQESAILEGYRCKDDKCNGFLLRDADDNSFRCQQCGLLRKKEEIDQITSEVKLLSDKASTSLSSDYPEACAMYKMIEKLQLKLRHSLSVNLMRTRETLLKILMELKYWREALTYCKLTIPVYQRIYPIVHPLLGLQHYTSGKLEWLLGDTEDAIKSFAKAVDILHITHGRNTPFMKDLLIKLEEARAEAAYKLSPYEG, encoded by the exons GCGATGTGATCATAAGCCAAGAGCCTTATGCCTCTGTACCAAATAACTCTTCAGTCGACGTAAAATGTGATGGTTGTTTTACATCAAGCAACCTTAAGAAATGCTCAGCTTGTCAGGCTGTTTGGTACTGTGGCAGCATGTGCCAG AAGTTGGAGTGGAAGTTGCACCGTCTTGAATGCCAAGCTCTTGCAGGACTCAGTAAAAATAGACGGAAGTCTGTTACACCTTCAATACGTTTGATGATGAGACTCTATCTTAAGAGAAAATTGCAAAGTGAGCAG GTCATTCCAAAGACTGCTACAGATAACTACAACTTGGTGGAGGCACTGGTGTCTCGTATCCTAATTCATTATCTTTTGGTCAATAATGTGCTTGCTCCGTACACTTTCTggcctttttttgtttttttttttaattccttgtCCTGGTTGTTTGATTTGACCATTGACTTTCTTCAAGACATGCCCGATATTGATGAGAACCAGCTAGTGCTATATGCACAGATGGCTAACCTTGTCAACTTGATACTTCAGTGGCCTGATATCAACATAAAAGAGATTGCAGAAAATTTTTCCAAG CTTGCATGCAATGCCCATACAATCTGTGACAGTGAACTAAGACCACTGGGGACAGGATTGTATCCTGTAGTTTCTATCATTAACCACAG CTGCTTGCCCAATTCAGTGTTGGTATTTGAAGGGAATGAAGCAGTTGTTCGGGCCATGGAGCCTATACCCAAAGGTACAGAG GTTTTGATAAGTTACATAGAAACTGCTGGAAGTACTGCAACTCGGCTTAAGGCTCTCAAAGAGCAATATCTTTTCACATGCACATGTTCCCGTTGCATGAAAGTG GGCCTGGACGATGACATTCAAGAAAGTGCAATTCTGGAAGGATATAGATGCAAAGACGATAAGTGCAATGGTTTCTTGCTTCGTGATGCAG ATGACAATTCATTCAGATGTCAACAATGTGGACTACttagaaaaaaggaagagataGATCAGATCACAAGTGAAGTAAAATTACTTTCAGACAAGGCTTCAACATCTCTGTCCTCTG ATTATCCGGAAGCCTGTGCTATGTATAAGATGATTGAGAAACTCCAACTGAAATTGCGCCATTCCCTTTCAGTCAATTTGATGCGGACTCGAGAAACCCTCCTCAAG ATTTTGATGGAGCTGAAATATTGGAGAGAAGCATTAACATATTGTAAATTGACCATTCCCGTATATCAAA GAATATATCCAATTGTTCATCCTTTGCTTGGATTGCAACATTATACTAGTGGGAAACTGGAATG GTTACTTGGGGACACAGAAGATGCTATCAAATCATTTGCGAAGGCAGTTGATATATTGCACATTACTCATGGCAGAAATACACCTTTCATGAAGGATCTCCTGATCAAACTGGAGGAAGCACGTGCAGAAGCCGCTTACAAACTTTCTCCCTACGAGGGGTAG